Proteins found in one Sorghum bicolor cultivar BTx623 chromosome 1, Sorghum_bicolor_NCBIv3, whole genome shotgun sequence genomic segment:
- the LOC8056748 gene encoding ras-related protein RABF2b, producing MAANAGNKIRNAKLVLLGDVGAGKSSLVLRFVKGQFVEFQESTIGAAFFSQTLAVNDETVKFEIWDTAGQERYHSLAPMYYRGAAAAIVVYDITNPASFTRAKKWVQELQAQGNPNTIVALAGNKADMLDARQVPAEEAKTYAQENGLFFMETSAKSAINVNDIFYEIAKRLLQGQQAPSPQAGMVLNQRPNERMVSSSSCCS from the exons ATGGCGGCCAACGCCGGGAACAAGATCCGCAACGCCAAGCTG GTTCTTCTTGGAGATGTGGGTGCTGGCAAATCTAGCTTGGTTCTTCGGTTTGTTAAGGGACAGTTTGTTGAATTCCAG GAATCAACAATTGGAGCAGCTTTCTTTTCTCAGACCTTAGCGGTCAATGATGAGACTGTTAAGTTTGAAATCTGGGATACTGCTGGGCAGGAGAGGTATCATAGCTTGGCCCCCATGTACTATAGGGGTGCCGCTGCCGCCATTGTTGTCTATGACATCACAAATCCG GCCTCCTTTACCCGTGCCAAAAAATGGGTTCAAGAACTTCAAGCTCAAG GAAATCCGAATACAATAGTGGCTCTTGCTGGAAACAAGGCTGATATGCTAGATGCGAGGCAGGTGCCAGCAGAG GAAGCAAAGACGTATGCCCAGGAGAATGGGCTCTTCTTCATGGAGACATCTGCTAAAAGTGCAATCAATGTGAATGACATATTTTATGAGATTG CAAAGAGATTGCTTCAAGGACAACAGGCTCCAAGCCCACAGGCTGGAATGGTTCTGAATCAGAGACCAAACGAGAGGATGGTCAGCTCTTCTTCATGCTGCTCTTGA
- the LOC8057182 gene encoding transmembrane protein 56-B, with protein MAAMTAYKYQAQAMMRDYLLADPLVPYTSVLIGVVLCKMAYDFTRILSSFYFKGYTSLTKIQRIEWNNRGMSSAHAIFITAVSLYLVMSTDLFSDRIKGPITFRNSIISTSALGVSVGYFITDLAMIFWLYPSLGGMEYVLHHTLSLVAIAYTMLSGEGQFYTYMVLISETTTPEINMRWFLDTAGLKKSNAYLVNGILMFVAWLVARIFLFMYVFYHIYLHYSQIMQMHAFGYYLTFVVPSVLFVMNTMWFMKILKGVMKTLAKWP; from the exons atggcggccatgaCTGCTTACAAGTATCAAGCTCAGGCGATGATGAGAGACTACTTGCTAGCTGATCCGCTCGTTCCCTACACCTCTGTGCTCATTGGCGTTGTCCTCTGCAAGATG GCTTATGATTTCACTCGAATACTGAGCTCCTTTTATTTCAAGGGCTATACTTCATTGACAAAGATACAGCGCATCGAATGGAACAATAG GGGTATGTCCAGCGCACATGCAATTTTTATCACGGCTGTATCATTATATCTTGTCATGTCGACTGATCTTTTCTCCGACCGCATCAAGGGACCTATTACATTCCGTAATTCAATAATATCCACTTCTGCATTAGGG GTTTCTGTTGGCTACTTCATCACTGATCTTGCAATGATCTTCTGGCTGTATCCTTCCCTTGGTGGAATGGAATAT GTCCTCCACCATACTCTTTCCTTGGTTGCGATAGCTTACACAATGTTGTCTGGGGAAGGACAGTTTTACACATACATGGTTCTCATTTCAGAGACAACCACCCCTGAGATCAACATGAGATG GTTTCTTGATACTGCTGGACTGAAGAAATCAAATGCTTATTTGGTTAATGGAATTCTGATGTTTGTTGCATGGCTG GTGGCAAGGATATTTTTGTTCATGTATGTATTTTACCACATCTATTTGCACTACAGTCAG ATAATGCAGATGCATGCCTTTGGGTACTACCTGACATTTGTTGTGCCATCAGTGCTCTTTGTAATGAACACAATGTGGTTCATGAAGATCttaaaaggtgtgatgaaaacACTGGCAAAATGGCCTTGA